CCAAAGCGGCATAACCATTTTCCGGCCAGGTATGAATAGAAATGTGGCTCTCCGCCAATACAGCTACACCTGAAATGCCACCGTTTGGAGTAAAGTGATGCAGATGGATATGCAACAAAGTCGCACCAGACGCGTCAATCGCATCTCGTAAACAAAGCTCTATCTTTTCTAAAGAAGAAAGGTTTTTCGCACCAATACAATCAATTATTAAATGAACACCGGCAAACTTAACGCCATCACGCTCTTTAAAATAATCTTTCGGGCTCTCAGTCAGCACAGTCACGGCATCTTCCTCAGATAGGGCATCTGTTTGGGATATAGGATTTTTTATGAAATGGTTTTCACTCACCATCCAAGTCTCCATTCATACAAACAATTCTAAAAAGTTGATTTGCCTTAAAATTTACAATGGTGCAAGTAAAAAAATCACATCAATTCTTTCGGCAAATCCTGCTCAATGACATCCAATGAGTGAGCTAATAGTGGCCAGCCATAGGGCCCCTGCCTTTCAGCCTCAACAATATCTTTCACCGCTTCAGAAAGAACCTTGGAACGACGTAACTTCACACTCGCAGGATTCACCTTTAAAAGTGCTGTATTTAGCTTTTTTTGCAGTCTTTTTACCCGTTTTTCCATATCTTCTCCCACTTCTAACCAGTGTAAGAGTGGCAAAGAGTTCTCAAGTTCAGAAAGAGCATTCTTCAAAGTTCTATGAAATAACTCATCATTTGGATGTGCTTTTTGAGCAAAACCTTTAATTAATTTATCAAAGGATGATTTAGAAGAGCGTTGCTGTTTTTTCAATGGGTCTGCAAAACTGGCTGGAAAATCCGAAAGTTTCGGCCATGTTTCTGGAGAAAGTGATTGTATAATCTCCAGATCATTTTGAGTTACATCGAATGCATCAAAAAGTGAGCCAACACCAACAGCCAAATCTCGCTGATATTTCAAAGCAAGATCAAGTTTTGTAGCAATCTCTTCAAGAAGCACATTCGTCTCAAGGCCGTCAATAAATTCTAGGCCTTGATCAAGAAGATCATCTGATAGCTCTTGTTCTTTAATCAACCGTTCAATCAAATGACCAATAGAATTTCTTAACTCCTCAGCATTCTTAGCAGTAGAAAAACTTGCGTCACCATCAAACAAAGGTAGGTCAAGTACCAATGGCTCCACAAGAGGTTGGAAAATCTTCGAGGCCTGCTCACACCATAAAGACCATTGGTCAGATGCCCGCTCAACAGCCGCCAAACAGACACTCAGTTCACCCAAACTAAGCGCTTTGCCATCAGCACCAAATTGAAGAGCATGCGCAAAGTCTGCTAAATCCTTAGCTTTCGCTTCATCCCCCATCGCTCGAAAAATCGGGATAACTTTTTTCTCAATCAAATCGACATTAATCTGGTGACTATCATTTAAAGCCGTCTCAACATGGCTAAGCACCTGGTCATCAAACGGATTGAGAGCAATGTCAGGTTCTAATTTCAAGTCATAGAGTTGCTCAACCATGTCCGGACGCTTCAAAACCAAATGCCACAAAATAGCCTGGCTCTCACCTTTTAATCGCATCGCCCAATCAATAACCGGATCAGAATAAAGCTTGCTCATCAAATATTCTAAAACCGGCATTTGGAAACTATGTGGGTCAATAGGTTTGGTTTGAAATTTCTGCCTAAAACTTTGATTGAAAACCAAAGCATGAGCTAGTTGTGGTGCTTTATTGAACATCTCAAACCGCAGCATATCAACTAGCTTACCCCGCCTCATTCCTTTAGGTGCAGAAGATAAATCAACCATCCAATGCGCCATATCAGCTGAATGAGCCACGCGCAAAATATGGTCACGGTAAACCATTAACTCAGGACCAAAGGGACCTTCACTAGCCAAGTTATGTAAAGCATCAGAATCAATAATATCCTGAAGTGAACTGTCACGCTCCAACAAACCTTTGGCAGAACGGTATCTTTCTTTTTTTAAACTACGCGATGATTGAACAGTCTTAAGCCCCTGATCAATATGCCCATCTAAGCGCGCTGAGACCCCAAGATTATCCGGCATTTTTAAAATATCATCTGTTAAAAGCACAAATCCATCGGCACCCATAAATATAAACAAAAGTGCCTGTTCAGATTGAAGCTGATATTTAAGCTCTCCTTCAATATGCAAATCAATATCAAGAGAGGCCTCTTCAGATGAAAACACAACACCGATAACATCACCAATAATCGCATCTTCAACTTCAAAACGAAAAAAATGTTGGCCTCCATGTTGAAACAAATGTGAACGTTCTGAAAAAGGCTGCATGACAAATGGTTGATCATTTAGATCTGGTCCTTTTAGAAAATCAATCTCGCGAAAACCGTCCTTTTCAGACATATCACCACTCGACCAATTTTCTAATTGTCGCCGCCAATGAATTTGAAAACTATTTGTTAAAAGAAATTCGACCTGTTCTCTAGACGGTCCAGCATTTAAAATCAGTTCAGGTACATCTCGTGTTTCAAAGCCACCATGCCTGCTTAAAATCGCAGCCCCTTCCATAGGGTTAGTTAAGTCTTCAGCCTCACTATAAATAGTTCCTACATCAACTCGTTCAGCCTCGTGTTCAATTTCAAGGGAATGACACTGAATAGATAAACCAAAATGAAAATGATGCATGGGACGCAAATGCAATGAAGGACCAACAAACACTTCACCATCTATGATTTTTGACGGCGTAGCAGTTACAAAAAAAGAAGTGAAATTTTCATCATCCAAGCCGCGCATGTCTTGCAAAAAATTTGAGAGTAAATCACCATATTCAACCCCGCCCTGAATTGAATAATCAATTGTGTTAAACCCAATTTCAGTAAGGTTTTCCCCTTGCCATTCCCGAGAGCGTTCACCAAACCCGAGTAAACTCAAGTCAACAACATCAGAAACTTGAGCCCCAGAAGCTTGAGACAATGAAAGATCACCCGTTGAAGCAGATTGTTTCTGTGTGAAATCTTGAGTTTCAAACTCATGATCTAAAGTCCACATCGCAAGTTCAATCGGCTCTGTCGAAGGGCCAAATCCAATCACACTAACGTTATAAGTTTCATCTCGTCCAATTGAAAAACCTATCGGAGCTCCCTCTAAATACCCATCATAAGGTATGAATTGATCCGTTCCGTCAGCTCCTTTTAGAATTATAGCCGCGGTCACATAATCGCCTGGCGCTTCCCCAGATACATAAATAACTGCCAAATTCTGTTCAGACAGCCAAATTAGATCTAAATGGTCAAAACCGCTCATCAGATGAAAAAAGCCCTTAAGTCAATGAAAAAACTAGCTAAAGTTAAAAACGAAACAAAACTATCTGCACCCATTATGTTTGCCCCCTATCTTTGTCAAGGAAATGTGTCACAAGCAAGCTTGTTAAGAACTTCTCCAAAAGAACAATCACATCTTTAGAGACGGTATGAAAAATGATAGATTGAGCATTCAATTTGAGGCAAATACATCTACATGAAACGTACATCTTTGAATGAAGGCGGTCAAAGCAACAACTGTGTTGCAATAATCGGTGGGCGAAAGAGCGGCAAAACAACTCTGTGTGCTAGCGTACACCAAAGCCTAATCGTAAGAGCCCATGGCTATTCACCAAATATGATCGCTCGTTTTCCAGATGCCGAAGGGTTAAACCAGCTTGAAAAGCTTTTCGCCGAAAAGTTCAATGCACCCAAACATACATTCCAGGCAGACAACTCTGGTCCCATAAGACAAATAAGAATAGGCATCGACTTCGGAACAAGTAAATGGTCACTGTTTAAAAAGCCCGAACATGAGTTGCAAGGCTTTTACCAAATCGCCATAGATGATTTAAGAGACGATTTTGATTTAATGGGAGAATTCGCCTCTCAAAAGCAAATCAAAGAATTATCAGACAGTAACCCACTCGTGCAATTTGAACAAAGCTTATCAAACGCAAGCTCCCTAATAATCTGCCAACCTGCACACCAAAAATTAGCTCCTTCAGAGAGCACAGGTTTCATCCGTCTTATGTCTGATATCGCAACCGGCAGGTTTGGCACTTTTCAAAACATAATTATAGCATTTACAAAATACGAACGCATTTTTACTAAACATGGTGCAAATGCATTTAAAAATGCAGTGAAACCAGCTAGCATTTTAGAGACAATCGCTACAACTATCCATCAAGATAATAGTTTTGAAACGGGCCTCAGAGCGTTAATGTCAAATGAAGACAACGCACCAAACCTATACGCTGTTCCTGTCTCTGCATTTGGGTTTTTAAGGCAAAATGGCGCTCCAAATCTAAATAAAATGACAGAGACGCCAATCTCTACCCTCGCGCCCCTCGTTGAAGAAACACGAGCAGAGAACCCATTAAGTGACGCAGTTAAAAAAATGCAAATCGCTGGGTTCACAATCCCCGTAACAGATCAACAAGCTAAAAATATTAGTCCAGTCCCGCATCCAAGCACTCATTGGCTTCCCTTCTTAACAGCAGACCCCGTCCTCGCTGCAGTAAGCGGTCAGCCAAGCCAATTCATGATCCCTGTTTCTCATTTCATCTCTGCACTGGATCACGGACTAAAAATAGAAACGATCGGAAAGAAACAATTCCAACAAAGCGCATAAAGCAATCTGGTATGTTACTAAAATCTTATTATTCAGATTTCAAATTGTAAAAATCAGCTATTTTTCATTATTAGAAAATCAGCTAAGGTCCTTTGGTTATAATTTTAACTTGAGGTGCATACAACTGCCTCCTCAAGAAACCAAAAGATAAATTCCAAAGATCTATGCTCAAACAATTTTCAGACATTCAATCACCCTTCGCAGCACTACGTGCCCAATTAAATGACATCACTCCAGATCAAACATATAGAGATACACCCATTGATCTGACAATTGGAGCCCCCCGTCATCCAGCCCCAAACTGGGTTCAGGAAAAATTAGACGAAGCCATTGATACAGTTGGAAATTATCCACCCATTCAAGGGTCCGTGGATTTGCAAGAAGCATTGCAAAACTGGGCTAAGAAAAGATACCCCACTTTAAAAAACAACCTATCAGCCGAAAATATCCTGCCTCTCAATGGCAGCCGAGAAGGTTTGTTTTATGCTATTTTTATGGCCAAGTCGAAACGGCCAGACATAAAAAACCCTGTGGTTTTAATCCCAAATCCATATTATCAAGTTTATGGGGCAGCAGCCATTGCAGCTGGCGCTAGACCTTATTTTCTTGATGCGCTACCTGAAAATAACTTTTTGCCAAACATAGACGACGTTCCGGAAGAAATATTATCCCAAACGATCGCATTTTATCATTGCTCACCTTCAAATCCTGAAGGCGCCATTGCAACGGCTAAAACCTTAGAAAAAGCAATCCTCACAGCCAGAACATATAATTTCATGTTCTTTTCAGATGAATGCTATTCAGAAATCTATTGCGATGAAAAACCTCTTTCCGCACTAGAGACAGGTATGGAAGTTAGCAGCTCATTAGCCAATAAAACATCAAACTCAGATGACCCATTTGCCAATATTGCTGTTTTTAATTCACTATCAAAACGCTCAAATGTCCCTGGCATCCGTTCTGGCCTCATTATGGGCGAGAAAAACTTCATGCAGTCATTTGCTAGTTTTAGAAATGTCGCTGGCCCACAAATTCCAGGCCCCATTCAGCATCTCTCAACACATCTCTGGCAAGATGAAGCCCATGTAGCTGTCAACAGAAAACTATACGCCCAAAAGCTTGAAAGTGCTGAAAAAATCCTTAAAACGCGATTTTTCACAAAAAAACCACAAGCTGGCTTTTTTCTATGGCTAAATTTGGCTGAATTTGGTGGTGGAATCGAAGCCGCATCAACACTTTGGAAAGATGTTGGGCTTAAACTACTACCTGGTGCGTACTTAGCTCAAACCAACGAAAACGGGTTTAATCCAGGGGCTAATTATGCGCGAATGGCCCTCGTCAGCTCCCTAGAAGAAACTGAAGAGGCCTTTGAGAGACTGTTACGCGTATTTGGATGAGGTAGATTATGGCTGTTGCGGCCACAAGGGGTTCACGAAAAAAACATTTGTTGCCAAACTCTTTAGAGCATGGCCTCAAACTTGGTGCTCTAAAAACTTTGGGAGCCACGCTAGTTTTAGCGGCTCTTTTGTCATGGGCAAGCCTATTAAGTTGGTCTGTTGATGACCCAAGCTTAAATCACGCAACAAATGGCTCAACGACCAATTTCCTCGGTAAGGGCGGCGCTGTTTTCTCAGATATTTTAATTCAAGGCTTTGGCATTGCAGCAATATTTCTAATTCTCCCCTTAGCAATTGAAGGAATGCGTCTGTTACTCTCTAAACCAAGTTACAAAATAAGACTTCGTGCCTTAAGCACACCCTTCAGCGCAGCACTATTTTCAACCACACTCAGCCTGCTACCCAAAATCACCTCTTGGCCTCTTAGCCAAGGCTATGGCGGCATTATTGGAGATACGATTTCAGGCTCAACAAACATTCATGCGATAGCACAAAGCTCGAACCTGTCTCTCACACTAACGTTTTGCATTCTATTCATTCTAACACTGATCGCCTTCTCCTTCACAACAAATCTAACTTGGAAAGAAGCGCGCGTCCTCTTTCATATTGAAGATAAAGAAGCTTTTAAAGCCAGCCTTAGAGCTCCGTTTAATCGCCTTGGTTACTGGTTCAGATTTCGCCAGGCCAGTCAGGTTGAACCAAGTTATAATCAACGCCAATGGTGGCGCAATGCAAATCTTGATGAAACAGAAGGTGCCCCACTTTCATTGCATCCAGAACATCAAGGCCAACCAAGAATCTACCCGCAAAATACAGCACAACAACTTAAGGGGCAGCAACAAGGTGATAATCACACCCCCCTCTCAATGCGTCCTCATACACCTGCTGATTTTAGAAATGAAGGCATAAGCTCTAATAAAGGTATCAGTTCTCCTGAATTACCTCCTGTAGACCTACCACCTATGTCCGCGAAAGCCGAACCATACAGAGCTCAACACCTTGAAACGAAAACGGCTAAAAAATCTAGTCAACGAACGAACAAACACGGAATGGGCAAACAAAGTGAAGACTTTGTCCTTCCCCCCGTTACTTTGCTAAATGAAGCAAGCGCTCAACCAGCAGCTCAACTCTCCCATGAAGAATTGCGCGAAATGGCTGTCACACTTGAGGGTGTCTTACTGGATTTTGGTATCAAAGGATCAATCCTAAATGTCCGTCCTGGCCCTGTCGTCACACTTTTTGAATTTGAACCAGCAAGAGGAATTAAAACATCGCGCATTGTTGGATTAGCAGATGACATTGCCCGCTCAATGAGCGCCCTATCAGCTCGTATCGCTGTCATCCCCGGCAGAAGTGCACTTGGCATTGAGCTCCCAAATGCAACTTCAGAAACAGTCTTCCTAAGAGATTTGGTTGAACAACCCGAATTTTATCACACCGAATTGCCATTGCCTCTCATTTTAGGCAAGTCAATTGGCGGTGAACCAGTGATTACAGATCTTTCAACAATGCCACACTTGCTCATCGCAGGAACAACTGGTTCCGGCAAATCTGTTGGCATTAACACCATGCTGCTCTCTCTTCTATATCGCTTGACACCTGAAGAATGCCGCATGATCATGATTGATCCGAAAATGCTTGAACTGAGCATTTACGATGGCATCCCTCACCTCTTAACACCTGTAGTTACAGACCCCTCCAAAGCTGTCTCAGCCTTAAAGTGGGCGGTTAGAGAAATGGAAGATCGTTACCGTCAAATGTCCAAATTAGGTGTGAGAAACATCGAGGGTTTCAATGAGCGTGTCAAAGAAGCAATTAATAAAAACGAACCGATCATCAGAAAAGTTCAAACCGGCTTTGACCAACAGACCGGACGTGCAATTTTTGAAGAAGAACAATTGGACTTCAAACCCATTCCAATGATTGTTGTCGTCATTGATGAAATGGCTGACCTTATGATGGTCGCTGGCAAGGAAATTGAAGCAACCGTACAACGCCTTGCTCAAATGGCAAGAGCTGCTGGTATCCACGTTGTGATGGCAACACAACGCCCATCAGTTGATGTGATTACCGGTACAATCAAAGCTAACTTCCCATCAAGAATTAGTTTTCAAGTCACATCTAAAATCGATAGTCGGACTATTCTAGGTAAAGAAGGCGCAGAACAACTCCTTGGCCGTGGCGACATGCTTTACATGCCAAATGGCAGCCGTATGGTTCGTGTTCATGGTGCATTTGTAAATGATGATGAAGTTGAAAATGTTGTAGCGCATCTCCGGTCCCAAGGCACTCCAGAATATTTGGACAACATCACAGTTGATGAAGAACAATTAGCCGGCGATGAAACTCAGCAAGGGGCAGGAAAAAAGAAAGATATTTTTCATGAAGCTGTTGAAATCGTCATAAGAGATCAAAAAGCGTCTATCAGTTACCTGCAACGCCGTTTATCAATCGGCTACAACCGCGCAGCAACTCTTGTTGAGCGTATGGAAGAAGAAGGCATCATTAGCCCTCCAGGAGCTGGCGGTAAACGAGAAATCTTGATTGATGAATATTAGAAGTCACAAAGAGTAATTAACTGCATCTAAAGCATGAAAAACAAAAGTGAAATATTATCGCCTCATAGTTGTCGTAATTCTTATTCAATAGTAAAGTCTGTTTGATTCTTTAAATCGCGCCCCTAACAAAGGAGCCGATCTTTAAGGCTTTGTATTTTTAGATGCGATATAAGCTCCGCAGCTAAACTGCAAATACAACCCTGTTGCTTGTAAAAATACCGCGACGGTAGCTTGTAGGCAACTGAAGGAGCACTAAAATGACGGGTTTCTAGTGGGAAACCTGAAGGCCCACTAAAAGAGCCAACTTGAAGGTGCAACAAAAGAGAGACATGTAAAAATGATCAATAAAAGCCTGACAATCGCAACGATAGTAATGGGCTCTATCTATTTCTCACCATCAATTATTGCAGCTGAAACAGATACAAAAAACCTTAACCCAAAAACAAAAGCTGAGGCCGATAGTTCAGGCTGGTCGGCTTCAATAGCTGATGGCCTAACGTCAGCTACCATGACAGAACAGCAAAAAACTGTCGTTATACAAATCAATGACTATCTAAACAGACTTACGAACCTCAACGGTCGGTTTTTACAAGTCAATCCAGATGACGGTAAACAAAAAGGTAAATTTTACATCAAACGGCCGGGGCGGATCCGTTTTGACTATTCGCCGCCAAGTCTTCAAGTTATTATTTCAGACGGCGACTATCTATCGATCGAAGATAGAGACATAAACACTGTTGACCGTTACCCATTAGAAAACACACCATTTCGCATATTATTGGCAAAAGATGTCAATATTCTACGAGACGCAATCATCAAAACAGTCACAGAAACGGACGAAGAAACCTCAATAACTATGATCGATCGCAAAGGAAAAGCCATCGGACAAATTGAGTTAAAGTTCGATAAAGTGCCTGAATTTGAGCTCAGAGAGTGGAAAGTAACAGACCAATCGGGTCAAATAACGCGAGTTATACTCTCTCATCTCGATTATGAAAAAAAAATCGATGGAAAACTTTTCAAGCTTGATGTTGGCCAAAGTAACATTTTCAACCCATTTTAATAATGATTTTTCAGGCAGTTAATCAACTTTATGCCTATAAATTAAGCTGTATACACACGCAAAAACACAACCTTTGCGCGTAAAATCACTTATGTGATGCAAAAAAACCATTGAAATGAAAAAAATTTAGATTATTCTATTATTATATAGGGTGTGTCATTCCTATCGGTAATGCCCCCCGTCTAACCGAGACATCACCCTAAAGCGTCGAATTCCCTCTCGGCGCGAGCGACTTGAAAAACGCTCTACAAGCTAAGGCCCAC
This Hyphomicrobiales bacterium 4NK60-0047b DNA region includes the following protein-coding sequences:
- a CDS encoding aminotransferase class I/II-fold pyridoxal phosphate-dependent enzyme, giving the protein MLKQFSDIQSPFAALRAQLNDITPDQTYRDTPIDLTIGAPRHPAPNWVQEKLDEAIDTVGNYPPIQGSVDLQEALQNWAKKRYPTLKNNLSAENILPLNGSREGLFYAIFMAKSKRPDIKNPVVLIPNPYYQVYGAAAIAAGARPYFLDALPENNFLPNIDDVPEEILSQTIAFYHCSPSNPEGAIATAKTLEKAILTARTYNFMFFSDECYSEIYCDEKPLSALETGMEVSSSLANKTSNSDDPFANIAVFNSLSKRSNVPGIRSGLIMGEKNFMQSFASFRNVAGPQIPGPIQHLSTHLWQDEAHVAVNRKLYAQKLESAEKILKTRFFTKKPQAGFFLWLNLAEFGGGIEAASTLWKDVGLKLLPGAYLAQTNENGFNPGANYARMALVSSLEETEEAFERLLRVFG
- a CDS encoding DNA translocase FtsK, with protein sequence MAVAATRGSRKKHLLPNSLEHGLKLGALKTLGATLVLAALLSWASLLSWSVDDPSLNHATNGSTTNFLGKGGAVFSDILIQGFGIAAIFLILPLAIEGMRLLLSKPSYKIRLRALSTPFSAALFSTTLSLLPKITSWPLSQGYGGIIGDTISGSTNIHAIAQSSNLSLTLTFCILFILTLIAFSFTTNLTWKEARVLFHIEDKEAFKASLRAPFNRLGYWFRFRQASQVEPSYNQRQWWRNANLDETEGAPLSLHPEHQGQPRIYPQNTAQQLKGQQQGDNHTPLSMRPHTPADFRNEGISSNKGISSPELPPVDLPPMSAKAEPYRAQHLETKTAKKSSQRTNKHGMGKQSEDFVLPPVTLLNEASAQPAAQLSHEELREMAVTLEGVLLDFGIKGSILNVRPGPVVTLFEFEPARGIKTSRIVGLADDIARSMSALSARIAVIPGRSALGIELPNATSETVFLRDLVEQPEFYHTELPLPLILGKSIGGEPVITDLSTMPHLLIAGTTGSGKSVGINTMLLSLLYRLTPEECRMIMIDPKMLELSIYDGIPHLLTPVVTDPSKAVSALKWAVREMEDRYRQMSKLGVRNIEGFNERVKEAINKNEPIIRKVQTGFDQQTGRAIFEEEQLDFKPIPMIVVVIDEMADLMMVAGKEIEATVQRLAQMARAAGIHVVMATQRPSVDVITGTIKANFPSRISFQVTSKIDSRTILGKEGAEQLLGRGDMLYMPNGSRMVRVHGAFVNDDEVENVVAHLRSQGTPEYLDNITVDEEQLAGDETQQGAGKKKDIFHEAVEIVIRDQKASISYLQRRLSIGYNRAATLVERMEEEGIISPPGAGGKREILIDEY